gaaatgaatttctacaatactgttactgttaattctactctctgcagtgtttaaatgcttacatatacacacagttactgtccgtccacacatacgactcggttctgcttctatgccccagctttgtttactttttcccaccgaggcttctagacttctgattggccaatatttctgcacggttaggaatctagcgccacctgctgctttggcatgttcatagcaccgttttccttcatttctgcctttatgtgtggacgggattatttttttaaaacgaaaacggaaaatctccgttttcaaaaatacccgtgtacgtgtggacgtagcctcagtctctgactggaagcgctaattcgtcattcggcttttgtcagactaaagtaactgttaaaactgtttgaaaagctcagctatacaacaaggagagattgagaatttccttttagttctcagtttatttgatattgacaaaagttagtcagttttgtctgttcttctgtaaaacaaactaagatttatttttagaattaatactttgtttctaagtggaattgacaatttagcctgtttcgtttgttctattttgaaacttaaacactttagcggctgcctttcttttgtagtttgcaatatttgcctttatttatctgaaaaagtctcatgttccttaagtacatctaccctgttgaacttattatgggaaataaatatttaaataaaaacaagctgctgattatttcacattttacttgtgagcaacggcacatttaaatcttacaaatatagttatttggcttatatcgtgatagatatcgttatcgcctgaaatgaaaaaaacatatcgtgatatgaaaaaatctcatatcgcccagctctagctgtgattctgtaactctctgtgaatggtactcatggccattgatgaATGATCACtgatcatgacaatttgcatttttatgatcaagaaactgacctcacattGTTTGTCAGTGGTTGTAGTTTCTGTCATTGTGCAAagttactgtttataaggttggggaaacctgcagtgagctgagactgaagaaggtGAAAACAGCCAAAATCACATTATCGAGTATGATCAGGCTACGATGGAGGAGATATCAGCAATGATTCCACTGAATGTCGCTGGAAAACTGGTCATCTGCATGTCATGTGACAGAGCCAGTTGTCACTGATGTGGTCACAGTAGCTATTAAAAAGTTTGTAGCGTCTTTACTGTCcagtaaaaactaaaaagtgcctattgtgatttggcgctatataaagaAAACTGCCCCTTTGAGGGCAGAGCCAGGACAAGCTGGACAGATTACATCTCTCAGCTGGTCTGGAAACACCTCGATGTTCCCCCAGATACGATAGTGGCCGCGGAGAAGGTCGGGGCTTCGGTCCCCTGTCCCGTGACTGGATcccggataagcagaagaaaatggatggaacgAACTGAATCGACCTGCACACAACATCCTGACAGGAAATTTCTCTGACTCCGAGCGTATTCAGCAATTATTTGACAGTTTTACTTCAGATTTACAGGGGAAACCCAAGCTCGGTTACTCTGCTGCTTAGATTTATTCTTTTACCCGTGCATGTGGAAAGACTAAATATAATATTACCGATTGGTTATTGGttgttagggatgggtatcgtttaggttttatccgataccggtgccaaatcggtacttttgaaacggtgccggtgcttaaacggtgctcaaaccggtgcttaaagaatagagaacacaaaattggtccaaaaacctctcatgttcagctgtttttttgtaaaaagataacaatgttagccttttctgcagctataggggatttatggcatcactcttggctggaagcagtgcttaatcaatggaaaaaacacaaactttgtccaaaaacctctcatgtttaactgttttccactttttctttggtcattttagcctttttggccggggtgaagggagcatctgccatcaaacaagaagacagccgcatgtagctatgatggtgtttgctagttcaccttacatgcattaatgtaataacgtggttagcctactcaacgtaaattacacacgaacaacattaagctactcacgcagagaagaacggctgctgctgcatcatcctcatcatttctgctacactggcagggctaggggcacggactctcctcttcgtgtttttgggggatgttgctaactccgggtccgataacaggcaacccacccgcagtagatgtgctcggtgtgaggtctcgcagcaagctatcaaatacggcgcatttttcggcttttaaaaaaaacgctatgcgtctccaggtgtttcatcggattcaaggtgttacctcctttgcacagtatcacagtatcagcttaaagcacttgttgctgctgagtttgcatattttgctatgaagtacagccagacttgaccgcttcgccttgggcattttaatctgtagctctgctctaacagaacgtacgtacctgggcccgcctactatcctcggaaacgtaaaatgattggctagaagtgtatcacagctcaggaaaaaaaaagcaccgaaataaagcaccgaaatgtgcgctgcttttcggtctggttactaccgtttatgtcagaacacaccagtacccatccctattggTTGTCATGGTGATATGGCTGTTCatgaaacataaaacacagcATTCAGTGGTGAAGGTTAAGGTTGATGTTTACGTCTTCACCAGGCGGGTTTGAGCGGAGGGATTTTTAGCTCTTTTGTCCTTCTGTGATATAAGGACTCAGTGTGGTGCCCTGCCTAGTTACTGAGAGAGGAGTCTGGTAGAAGCGGTGCACTCAGTGGTTGTctttgctcctcctcctctcacgcTTTGATAATGACTCACCGGGGAAGAGAATATCTGGCCAACCAGAGCCGAGCATCCTTTAGGGAAGCGGAGCCTTCGTGGTaccatgtctgctggcactgtgaTTGGTCAGAGAGAAAATGTTTAGATCATGCAGCCAGGTGTTCTGAAGCCCCACCCACACTCCAGGTCAGCTGACCTCATCCTGCGACCTCTTCGCTCGCTCTTCGTCCTTCCTGGATTTCTTCAGAGCGTCCGGACCGACCACGGACAGCACACTGCGCAGcctgaagacacacacacacacacttttacttcctgtctgcttcCTCCCTGTCACACTGACCAAGTTTGACaggttttttaattaaattattggCCCAAAATATTCCTAAGATGACTGCTGAGAGTGTTCTACAGAAGATTACAGAAGTTATTTTGCTCCACCTTTCGCGGCGGTCAGCTGGTCCCTCTCCAAATAACGTGATTGGCTCCCCCAGTGCACGGAGGCCGGCTTTCACCtcagcatcatcagtggacACAGTGATCTGTCGGGCTCGTCGCCGTCGCTCAAACTCAGCAAGCGCTTCCTGCTGCCGCTCACTGACCCGCTCCTCAATCTCCAGAGTCTCCCCTGCAGGGCATCAAGGAAAAACAGAGTCAACCAAATTCCTGCTATCAATTAATCACAGATCTGATTGAGCAGATATTATTGATCACATGATTGATCAGAGCCTTGACTGTCGGCACTGTGATCAGCAGAGGGTGGAGGTTCTTCTAATTTCTAATAATTTTTAAGAGACATTTTATCAGAGAAACTGAACAAACTGCTAACCTGATGAGATGTTGATGTTTCCCGCCTCAATTCCCGCCCTGACTGCATCACTTCCTGTTGCTGAGCTGCTCGCCACATTGGCGCTCAGACGCTCCCGCTCTTTCTCCTCCAGGCTTCCATAGAAAACTCTGCTCTTCTTCACGGCCGGAGCCACATCCTCCTCATCGGACATACTGACTTCTTTTTTCtggagaaacaacaaaaacacatgaggAAGATAAAGgtgacatttttaatgacaaaaagaaaaactgctcaGAAGAAAAACCTTATTGATCcattgagcagcagcagagtggCTGAAACGCAAACAATCACCCTGATCAGTAATAAGTGATCAATCAGCAATGTCAATCAGACACAGTAGCAGATTCATACTATACTTGGAACACCTTTATTTTTAACTTCCTGTTTGAGCTGCTGCAACTTCCTGCTCAGCTTCACTCGCTGCTGTCGGTCAGACAGAATGACATGCTCACAATGATCAGCATCTGTTACAATGATGAAATGACCTTAATGCACCTGCTGACATGTTAATCTCACCGCAGAGCTCCACCTCACTGGCCTACAGGTGTGGGTCACAGACAGGTGCTGCACCTGAGGCATGGATTTCCTCTCATCCAGGTAACTTCAGGTTATGCTGGGTTTCTGTACTATTATGGTCAGAGACTTCCTCCTCGTGTAAATCACTGTGGTAACTGATGGGATTTACCCCAGGTTAGAGATCAACAGGTATGAAATCACGCCTACTGACCAATCACCATTCCTGGATGATCCCTCAGAGCTCTGCAGGGAGAGTTGCAGGGTGCTTTCCCTGGTCGTCAGTAGTAAATACTCAGTTTTATTCCTGTTTAAGCATCAATATCTGAGCAcaaagccccttttccattagtacgaCTGGTTTTCCATAACAATCAAGTACCACCTGATCTGTGTGATCGTTGTTATAGCAACGCTGCTCAGTTTCCTGTGAAGTAATTAATATCCAACATGAATGCTACAACAAAGGTGGACGTGGAGGCGACGATATACCTGCTGCTCGGTCTGTGGCTTTTCGTTAGACTCAGGGAACAGGACATTATTCTTTGTAGCCATTTCCTTTCGTTGCCTGTTttcaaaaatgacattttagatTTTCGTGAACAAGACGCTCTCATGACTCATTGAGTGACGCCACTGACCAGCCAATCAGCGGCATGCAGTCTGACGATGTCACATTTAAGTACCTGCTTGGAACCCCAGCCCGgcagatattaaaaaaagtacctggtaccaggtactatgaCCTGATGGAAAACCCTGGAAACTGTGGTgagtactaatggaaaaggggcttaaAACACCTGTGCTGTACCTGATGACCTCAGGTCGAGTCAGTTTTTAGATTTAATTTAGTCTTCTTAAACAGCAACGCGTCTGCAACtgagagaaaaacactgcattAATGTTTCTGGAGTAAGTTATGTTAAGAGTCCATTTTTAAGGTTCCTCACTGAGAGACCTGACCCACAAGGATCTGCGTGGTGGCCACACTCAGACCTGTTCCAAACACTAAGGAAAAGAGCTTCAACGCTTCCGTTGCTGAACAGACGAGACACTGGAGCATTCTTTATGAAAATGGAGGAGTCCCATAATTCATAGCGACAGACTTATCTGACCATGAAAACAATGATATAATAACCAAAGTGGAGCAGAGCATGAAAATTTTCATCATAACTTTTCCATTTCATCCAcaaggtatatatatatatattcatagtTTTTAACAGAAGCTGTTAAACTCACAGCTGAACTCTGAACATCACACTGCTGGAAAACTACTTCCTGTTGAGTTGTTACTGCATTAAGAACAAATTTACATAAACTCTCTAAACATTAAGAACTCTATGAGCTGTTCAGTAAGTTTAAGCTTGTGAATATTCATCCAGTTGTAATACACTGTGTACCACCGTTGCGCCTCGTTTCAACGTTTAAGGCGTCTTCAGTAAATCCAGCAGACTTTTGACCTCCATCAGTACATCTGAGTCTTTGTTCTGCTTTAAAACTCCACCCTGGTTTTTCACAGGCTTTGGCACAACAACGGCCTTCGCAGAATCAGGCTGAGAACATGCTGTGCTGAATTCAAATTGGTGATTAGTTTGAAGACCGCGGACATATTTACAGGCGCCGCTCTAGGTGACCTTTGACTCCGTCCCCGTGTTAGGGTCAATGATAACGAAAACAGAACTTCGTAGTTCAGACCTCTAAGCGTCCTCCTGCAGCTCTGCACCGATCAGTAATCGCTAACTCCTCACcgtttctcacctgtgtgtttcaggtaaAGCTTCGCGCTCACCGGAGTCAGTGGACAGCGCGAACCCAGAGCCTCTTCAAGGGCTGAGTGTCTGTAACGTGCCGGAGCACGCGCTAACGGATGAGGGGGTAGAGCAGAGTATGGCTGATTTACGCTTTGACGTCTCTCTCACCTGTGCAGTTGAACACAGCGGCTCAGAATGCCGTTAAACCGTTCAATGAGAGAAACTTACCGGAGGAGACGAAGGACACACCGACGCGGAGCACCGTGACCCGGAAGTTCTTCCCTGAAGTGCCACCGGGTCAGAGGTTGCACACTTCCGGTGGACGCAGCAGctgcagaaaataaacagagagagaaactgcgGGAAAGAGCATTACAACTCCTCTATCAGGTACCTGCACACCTGTTCACACTGAGGGTATCCGCAAGGACTGTCCGTTACCGGTCACTGTAACGTCACTGCGACTTTACTTTAGCGCAGCTTAGCTTAATTTagtttagcttagcttagcttctGTGAACCCCATCTGCGTGCGCACAGTGCGCATGAGTGGCGACTTAAGGAGCGGCAAGGTTAGGGGTCAGAGGTGAGACTGTTATAGATATTTCAGCAGCCAGTCAGATGAGACCATTAAATGTGTCTGTATAACCTCCAGAGCATCCTTTAGAAAAGCAAGCGAGCTAATCATGCTGCTGGTTCCTGTCTGAGCggtaggtgtagtttatttagTTTCTATTGCTTTAGAAGCAGTTGGACGCCCTGAGCTCCGCCCTGAGCTCCGCCCTGAGGCCCTTACCCCGGGAATCTCTCGGTTACCCTGACGTCAGTAATCAGGAGACTTCGGGAGTCAGTGTTGCTGTGGTGATAAGTTACCTGGACTCCTGCTGTGGCTTGATATCAATACGTTCACCATCAGGATCAAACACAGAGATCAAACAGTGTGATCAATGATTCTGATCACAAATAtcaggaaacatttttttagatCTGGTCGATCCTAATTATTGATCTGATGGAAACGATAACTGAAGCTGATTGCTGTTATTGATCAGATTTCAGAATTAATTAAAGCTCCTGTGTCTGAGCTAATGATCTATTGAGTCGGTGTTGTTGAAAGGttgaaaagccaaatggctgctctCTGGGACTCTAAGTTTAACCTTCATCACTTgacttttttccttcctctgaAAACTTTTGAAGTCATCCTGCTCGATGTAGGCATCATCATGACAACAGGagttgtagttttatttttaaattacagcCAGATGTTACAGCCTCATGATAttcacagtaaaaacacaacagcttgtttctttttgtgccACCATCAACCTCAAAGCCCGTAAGGATAAGCTAAGATAaccctttattagtcccacacgttgGAATTTTTTTGGTCACGAAAGCATCTGGAAATAGGAAGGGTTCTGATTGGCTACACTGACTTCAATAGAACCGtgagatgttttattttgaaaatgtccAGGAAATGTGTGCAGTAAATCATATTCAGCAGGTTTATAGAACATTGAACTTGGAGGTGAATCATTTTCACCATTTTCACCATTCAGTAAGCATGTCAAAAAGCAAATCTGATCACTCAATCCATGTATTGATCGTCTGCTTTCAGCCTGGACTCTAAGTGAAAATGTTGAGGAGGAAACCGACTCGTCTGGAGCTTAAGATCGATGACACTGAGGAGTTCGAGAGCGTCAAGAAGGAGCTTGAGGTCTACTCACTTTTgtaccaatcaatcaattaatcaGTAATAGTAAATGAGAATGAATAACAATCAGTAACATCTGACACTTTAAAGGAAGTAAACTTCAAACAGGACATTAtcaggttttctttttctttaggcCAGAAAACGTCAGCGAGAGGAGGCAGAGTCGGGAGGTGGAGTGGGTGGGGGATCTGTAATTGGTGTTGATGTAATTGGGGGTGGAGCCTCTGCCTCAGCATCATCCTCCACAGCCGCATCAAGGGCAGAGCTTATCAATGAGCGAATTGGCTACAAGCCCCACCCTAAACCGGCGACCCTGCCGACCTTATTTGGAAGTTTACAGTTTTAATGATGAATAAAGTTTGAGCAGAAAAATCTTTGGAGTTTGgagtatcattttattttaaatgagcaaACATAAAGAATCTCAGAGTGAatcagaacccccccccccccccagcatcATGTGACCTGGTCAGTCAGATGGTCTCCAGTAAGTGGGCCAGAGATGGAGTTCCTCGGCTTTCCTGCCTCAGTCAGGCTGGACTTTATTGACACAACAGCGTCTGACAGCCGTTGCACATTCATACCAAGcttttcttcacacacacacaactgtgttGTATTCAGTCTGCattcttcatattttattttaccattttatatttaaaatgtctacTTTTTATCCATGACTGTGGTTGTCCAGAGACTGCCTGTTGTGTGTTAATTCCAGTTGATAAAACTATCAAGTGGAATTAAAACTATTATTTTACCGCTCTGTGCACTAAATCACCTAATTAACTGAAGAATCTGCTGCATTTAGCTCATCTTCTTAAGAAGCGctgcattctgttttttgtcCTTTAGACATTTTTATCACCATTTGATAAGATTTCCACGTGACCAATACAGGTGCTGTGTTGTTGTACGGCAGTGAGATGCCAAACTATGTTTATGGGAAGAAAAAATTTAGACTCATGTGTATTCATGGTGACAGGAGGCCATCTCTGGTGCTGTTTGACAGTTTACATTTTTGGCTCAATTATGATCTAGTGTACAATCCACTAAACAATTTTTTTCAAGTCTGTAAAAATTTTGAAACCAAAATGCTAAATAAGGTCCCGTTTCCACTTTTAACTCAGACGAGAACTGAGCAGTTgcttttttcaaatgtattaacattattttatttgcacataaatgtgttttctccACTTATACTTCCTCATAAATTCTGCATTTGCATCATCTTTTTTATAATcaacttaatttaaataaatacacttcTCTCATTCAGTTAGCGCTTTATCCTAGTTATGTAAACAAGAACCATTCACCACTGATTTGATGTCCAGAACGAACCTAGTTCAGACCCTCTCCACCTTCTTCATCCAGGTTACCTGCAATGTCTTTAAAATCCAGCAGATGTTGTTCTTGAGCAACACATCACCACAGTTATGACTATCGGGCATCACCTAGGGCTCAGTTCGTTATAGCCAATTTACTCCTTAACTCACCTGCTTAAAGTCTGCATAGAGGCATGGCCTCTTTGGCTGATAGGTGAAAAGCAACTCAGTGGTGTAGCTGTAAATGCTGAACTACACCTCTGGACTGCATTTGTGCTGTTCCAGCATTTTGAATGGGCATCAAACACTGGCTTATTTTCATACAGtttattttcataataaaggtacaacaataatattttaaaaagacgaTTAGTGTCGGAACTCAGAAAAACTTGTATTTACAGTAACAGTCAGTAGGTGGAGCTCTCAGCTCTGATGTCCAAGAAGTGATGCTTACCAA
This Astatotilapia calliptera chromosome 7, fAstCal1.2, whole genome shotgun sequence DNA region includes the following protein-coding sequences:
- the cdc26 gene encoding anaphase-promoting complex subunit CDC26, giving the protein MLRRKPTRLELKIDDTEEFESVKKELEARKRQREEAESGGGVGGGSVIGVDVIGGGASASASSSTAASRAELINERIGYKPHPKPATLPTLFGSLQF